The following are from one region of the Oncorhynchus nerka isolate Pitt River linkage group LG8, Oner_Uvic_2.0, whole genome shotgun sequence genome:
- the nat16 gene encoding histidine N-acetyltransferase, with amino-acid sequence MKIENSLPRPQLPETPPQTGLQFTVATEEDFEEIMAMSQDIYGGLDYLPTRYTAWLSESNRTVILARKQGKVIALESVCVIDDGDTMLVEGLRVAPQERGKGVAGVLLRFCSQLVKSKWPEVKVTRLTRDDQLGPKDFQKYRLITKQGILLVRFNAEDLKLRLSELGLHVTLPPSSEGTSQGSDTPMVPPVLLDLNEAHQMFLNSGLMSNVLPNATIVQDWQPFKPLPSNMDILLKKDIDWMVDDRDVPAVASLCTHPFRVPGGPYRVGDDTYYLNIDVFGKDIGLVLQQFLSHLRRHTATLKGYVMCQMFLDPPMWKPMVEFCRQTLKVELVKEYTEQCVVESDVM; translated from the exons ATGAAGATTGAGAACAGCCTGCCCCGCCCGCAGCTCCCCGAGACCCCTCCCCAGACGGGCCTCCAGTTCACCGTGGCGACAGAAGAGGACTTTGAAGAGATCATGGCGATGAGCCAGGACATCTATGGAGGGCTGGACTACCTGCCGACCCGCTACACCGCCTGGCTGTCCGAGTCCAACCGCACCGTCATACTGGCCCGCAAGCAGGGCAAAGTG ATTGCCCTGGAGTCCGTGTGTGTGATAGATGACGGTGACACCATGCTGGTGGAGGGGTTACGTGTGGCCCcgcaggagagggggaagggcgTGGCAGGGGTGCTTCTGCGGTTCTGCTCTCAGCTGGTCAAGTCCAAGTGGCCTGAGGTGAAGGTGACCAGGCTGACCCGCGACGACCAGCTGGGGCCCAAGGACTTTCAGAAGTACCGCCTCATCACCAAACAG GGCATCCTGCTAGTTCGCTTCAATGCCGAAGACCTCAAGCTCCGGCTCTCCGAACTGGGGCTGCAtgtgaccctccctccctcctctgaggGTACCTCCCAGGGTTCTGACACCCCCATGGTTCCCCCGGTCCTTCTGGACCTCAACGAGGCCCACCAGATGTTCCTCAACTCTGGCCTGATGTCCAACGTACTCCCTAATGCTACCATCGTCCAGGACTGGCAGCCGTTCAAGCCCCTACCTAGCAACATGGACATTCTTCTGAAGAAG GACATCGACTGGATGGTGGACGACCGCGACGTCCCCGCCGTGGCCAGCCTCTGCACCCACCCCTTCCGGGTGCCTGGAGGTCCTTACCGAGTTGGTGACGACACGTACTACCTCAACATCGACGTGTTCGGTAAGGACATAGGCCTGGTGCTCCAGCAGTTCCTGAGTCACCTCCGGCGCCACACAGCCACCCTGAAGGGCTACGTCATGTGTCAGATGTTTCTGGATCCCCCCATGTGGAAACCCATGGTCGAATTCTGTCGCCAGACACTGAAGGTGGAGCTGGTTAAGGAATACACAGAGCAGTGCGTGGTCGAGTCGGATGTCATGTAG
- the LOC115133320 gene encoding uncharacterized protein LOC115133320 isoform X2: MTESDMRKRCVGTLLVLMLIQTGMTDSGISVSHKWHGDHLSITCRLMGDKDTVSQINWEMTSSSNHTTTRLKLGIFHPVFGTYVVPEYNDTVEIQGNASSGHYTLRLRGSTVLEESQFCCKFMTFPSGGLEQCTNTRFNESTEEAQVSEGPQGLLEERQVEQWALLVMGPTICLLSIAISLYYCLKYCCRHCCRRRRVFEVETYLTDQHTDSEGVTEEPPHQPPLPSPPPLQLQGFDPSKLYTKIKQDLLYGRLWKAYQGTAKAWGPTTQQGPHQQGPQQGAELGPQKREEPEEPELEPNLEQEQDPQPTLEGTVEPHTEPEPIHPLALEPGTQMEVQEPECNLELEPNFPSTLSAQREELESDIGTEKEEIEETRD, translated from the exons ATGACAGAGTCGGATATGAGAAAACGCTGTGTCGGCACTCTTCTGGTCCTCATGCTGATACAGACAG GCATGACAGACAGTGGGATTTCTGTATCTCACAAATGGCATGGAGATCACCTATCTATCACCTGTCGTCTCATGGGGGACAAAGACACTGTTTCTCAGATCAACTGGGAGATGACCAGCAGTTCGAACCACACCACCACCAGATTGAAACTGGGCATCTTCCACCCCGTGTTTG GTACCTACGTGGTCCCGGAGTACAACGATACTGTGGAGATCCAGGGTAACGCCTCCAGCGGCCATTACACGCTCAGGCTGAGAGGTAGCACTGTGTTGGAGGAGAGTCAGTTCTGCTGTAAATTCATGACCTTTCCCTCTGGAGGGCTGGAGCAGTGTACAAATACCAGATTTAATGAAAGCACAG AGGAGGCCCAGGTGTCAGAAGGCCCACAGGGTTTACTAGAGGAGAGACAAGTGGAGCAGTGGGCTCTGCTAGTAATGGGACCTACCATCTGTCTCCTCAGTATCGCaatctctctctactactgcttGAAGTATTGCTGCAGACACTGCTGCCGCAG GAGGCGAGTGTTCGAGGTGGAGACTTATCTGACAGACCAGCACACAGACTCGGAG GGGGTCACAGAGGAGCCACCCCATCAACCCCCCcttccctcaccccctcccctccagctCCAGGGTTTTGACCCCTCTAAGCTCTACACTAAGATCAAGCAGGACCTGCTGTATGGACGACTGTGGAAGGCCTACCAGGGGACAGCTAAGGCCTGGGGCCCCACAACACAGCAGGGTCCACACCAGCAAGGGCCACAACAAGGGGCAGAACTAGGGCCACAAAAG AGAGAGGAACCAGAAGAACCAGAACTAGAACCTAATCTAGAACAAGAACAAGACCCTCAACCAACCCTTGAAGGAACCGTGGAACCACATACTGAGCCTGAACCTATCCATCCATTAGCCCTGGAACCTGGAACACAGATGGAGGTTCAAGAACCAGAATGTAATTTAGAACTAGAACCCAACTTCCCATCAACCCTTTCTGCACAGAGGGAGGAACTGGAATCAGACATAGGAACAGAGAAAGAGGAAATTGAAGAAACCAGAGACTAA
- the LOC115133320 gene encoding uncharacterized protein LOC115133320 isoform X1, giving the protein MTESDMRKRCVGTLLVLMLIQTGMTDSGISVSHKWHGDHLSITCRLMGDKDTVSQINWEMTSSSNHTTTRLKLGIFHPVFGTYVVPEYNDTVEIQGNASSGHYTLRLRGSTVLEESQFCCKFMTFPSGGLEQCTNTRFNESTEEAQVSEGPQGLLEERQVEQWALLVMGPTICLLSIAISLYYCLKYCCRHCCRRRRVFEVETYLTDQHTDSEGVTEEPPHQPPLPSPPPLQLQGFDPSKLYTKIKQDLLYGRLWKAYQGTAKAWGPTTQQGPHQQGPQQGAELGPQKVYFLLGDHRVSQREEPEEPELEPNLEQEQDPQPTLEGTVEPHTEPEPIHPLALEPGTQMEVQEPECNLELEPNFPSTLSAQREELESDIGTEKEEIEETRD; this is encoded by the exons ATGACAGAGTCGGATATGAGAAAACGCTGTGTCGGCACTCTTCTGGTCCTCATGCTGATACAGACAG GCATGACAGACAGTGGGATTTCTGTATCTCACAAATGGCATGGAGATCACCTATCTATCACCTGTCGTCTCATGGGGGACAAAGACACTGTTTCTCAGATCAACTGGGAGATGACCAGCAGTTCGAACCACACCACCACCAGATTGAAACTGGGCATCTTCCACCCCGTGTTTG GTACCTACGTGGTCCCGGAGTACAACGATACTGTGGAGATCCAGGGTAACGCCTCCAGCGGCCATTACACGCTCAGGCTGAGAGGTAGCACTGTGTTGGAGGAGAGTCAGTTCTGCTGTAAATTCATGACCTTTCCCTCTGGAGGGCTGGAGCAGTGTACAAATACCAGATTTAATGAAAGCACAG AGGAGGCCCAGGTGTCAGAAGGCCCACAGGGTTTACTAGAGGAGAGACAAGTGGAGCAGTGGGCTCTGCTAGTAATGGGACCTACCATCTGTCTCCTCAGTATCGCaatctctctctactactgcttGAAGTATTGCTGCAGACACTGCTGCCGCAG GAGGCGAGTGTTCGAGGTGGAGACTTATCTGACAGACCAGCACACAGACTCGGAG GGGGTCACAGAGGAGCCACCCCATCAACCCCCCcttccctcaccccctcccctccagctCCAGGGTTTTGACCCCTCTAAGCTCTACACTAAGATCAAGCAGGACCTGCTGTATGGACGACTGTGGAAGGCCTACCAGGGGACAGCTAAGGCCTGGGGCCCCACAACACAGCAGGGTCCACACCAGCAAGGGCCACAACAAGGGGCAGAACTAGGGCCACAAAAG GTCTATTTTCTTCTGGGGGATCATCGGGTGTCACAGAGAGAGGAACCAGAAGAACCAGAACTAGAACCTAATCTAGAACAAGAACAAGACCCTCAACCAACCCTTGAAGGAACCGTGGAACCACATACTGAGCCTGAACCTATCCATCCATTAGCCCTGGAACCTGGAACACAGATGGAGGTTCAAGAACCAGAATGTAATTTAGAACTAGAACCCAACTTCCCATCAACCCTTTCTGCACAGAGGGAGGAACTGGAATCAGACATAGGAACAGAGAAAGAGGAAATTGAAGAAACCAGAGACTAA